The Algoriphagus sanaruensis genome window below encodes:
- a CDS encoding efflux RND transporter permease subunit, with amino-acid sequence MASLSNVSINRPVLAIVMSLVILLFGGIGIFLLGIREYPSVDPPVINVSTTYVGANADVIEAQITEPLEEQINGIQGIKSLTSTSADGRSNITVEFEVGADLEAAANDVRDKVSGAQRNLPPDAEPPVVSKADADSQPIVALNVKSNNRSLLELSDIADNIFKERLQTIPGVSRVQIWGEKEYAIRLRMDPLKMASYGITPLDVLQKVQSENLELPSGRIEGQNIELSVRTKSRLTSPQEFNELIIKEDQNNIVRFQDIGNAELSALNEKTVLKRDLVPMVAVVLVPLPGSNNIEIVDEFYKRLNQIEKDLPSDVGIEIAFDSTEYIRKSIAEVQETIITAFILVVAIIFLFLRDWRTTFIPVLTIPISLIGVFFIMYLLDFSINVLTLLGIVLSIGLVVDDAIVVLENIYARIEKGEKPLEAARQGSEEIFFAVIATTVALAAVFLPVIFLTGTTGRLFREFGIVVAGSVIISSFVALTMTPMLSSKLLKRREKQSAFYNLTEPFFIWLNKIYESALAKFMRAKWIAFVLVLAMGAGIYGLFVNLQTELVPIEDRGELRINLTGPEGATFGYMDRIVDDLAKDLMNEIPQEERLGVTSVTSPGFGTANTNSAFIRLYLSDAENRTRPQQAIFNQVNNKLRSVTAVRGFAQQPVSIGDRRGGLPVQYVLQAPTIEKLKEAIPPFMEKVGQSKAFIFSDINLKFTKPELEIEIDREKARNIGVSVQEIARTLQLSYSGQRFAYFIKNGKQYQVVGEMRLQDRNEPINLRMLYVRGDNGQLVQLDNLVKVKENSTPPQLYRFNRFVSATVSANLAEGYTIGDGLDEMDRIASEVLDDTYSTDVSGPSKEFRESSNSLIFAFIFALILIYLVLAAQFESFTDPLTIMFTVPLALFGALGTLWMFGFTLNIFSQIGIIMLIGLVTKNGILIVEFANQRKAQGMDVEEAIFGAAVARFRPILMTSLSTILGILPIALALGAGAESRVPMGAAVIGGLTFATVLTLFIIPSIYTYLTSKQGRLARI; translated from the coding sequence ATGGCCAGTCTTTCAAATGTAAGTATTAACAGGCCGGTTTTGGCCATTGTAATGTCCCTTGTGATTCTCCTTTTTGGAGGAATCGGGATTTTCCTTTTGGGGATCAGGGAGTATCCATCAGTGGATCCTCCAGTGATCAATGTCAGTACTACCTATGTGGGCGCTAACGCTGATGTCATCGAAGCCCAAATCACCGAACCTTTGGAAGAACAGATCAATGGTATCCAAGGGATTAAATCTTTGACTTCTACAAGTGCTGATGGGCGAAGCAATATCACTGTTGAATTTGAAGTTGGTGCAGACCTGGAAGCCGCTGCCAATGATGTGAGGGATAAGGTTTCTGGTGCCCAACGGAATTTACCACCTGATGCAGAGCCTCCCGTAGTCTCCAAGGCAGATGCTGATTCCCAGCCTATCGTGGCATTGAATGTGAAGTCAAATAATCGAAGTCTTTTGGAACTGTCTGATATCGCAGACAATATTTTTAAGGAAAGGCTTCAGACGATTCCAGGAGTTAGCCGAGTTCAGATTTGGGGTGAAAAGGAATATGCAATCCGACTTCGGATGGACCCCTTAAAGATGGCGTCCTATGGAATTACGCCCTTGGATGTTTTGCAGAAAGTACAAAGTGAAAACCTAGAGCTTCCTTCAGGTCGTATTGAAGGTCAAAATATTGAGCTTTCCGTTCGGACCAAAAGCCGTCTTACCTCCCCGCAGGAATTCAATGAGTTGATCATTAAAGAAGATCAAAACAACATTGTCCGATTCCAAGATATCGGAAATGCGGAACTGTCTGCATTAAATGAAAAGACTGTTTTGAAGCGTGATTTAGTTCCGATGGTCGCAGTCGTTTTGGTTCCTCTTCCTGGCTCAAACAACATTGAAATCGTCGATGAATTTTACAAACGATTAAATCAAATTGAGAAAGATCTGCCTAGTGATGTTGGAATTGAAATCGCATTTGACTCAACGGAATATATCCGAAAATCAATTGCTGAGGTTCAGGAAACGATCATTACAGCATTCATACTGGTGGTAGCCATTATATTCCTCTTTTTAAGAGATTGGCGTACTACTTTTATTCCGGTTTTGACGATACCAATTTCCTTGATCGGGGTATTTTTTATCATGTATCTCCTCGATTTCTCGATCAATGTACTCACGTTGCTGGGAATCGTACTTTCGATCGGTTTGGTGGTCGATGACGCCATTGTTGTTTTGGAGAATATTTATGCTCGAATTGAAAAAGGAGAAAAACCTTTGGAAGCAGCCCGTCAGGGTTCTGAGGAAATTTTCTTCGCAGTTATTGCGACAACAGTTGCCTTGGCGGCGGTATTCTTACCTGTAATTTTCTTAACCGGAACCACGGGTAGACTCTTCCGCGAATTTGGGATAGTAGTAGCTGGATCGGTGATCATTTCTTCATTTGTGGCCTTGACCATGACACCGATGCTAAGCTCCAAATTGCTCAAAAGAAGAGAGAAGCAAAGTGCATTTTACAATTTGACGGAGCCATTTTTCATTTGGTTGAATAAAATCTATGAAAGCGCCCTAGCGAAATTCATGAGAGCAAAATGGATTGCTTTTGTGCTTGTTTTAGCCATGGGTGCAGGAATTTATGGGTTGTTTGTTAACCTACAGACTGAATTGGTTCCGATCGAAGATCGAGGTGAATTACGAATTAACCTTACGGGTCCTGAAGGGGCAACTTTCGGCTATATGGATCGAATTGTCGATGATCTGGCCAAGGACCTCATGAATGAAATCCCTCAAGAAGAACGACTTGGGGTAACCTCTGTGACTTCGCCTGGCTTTGGTACGGCAAATACAAACTCTGCATTTATCAGACTTTACTTAAGCGATGCAGAAAATAGAACTAGACCACAGCAAGCTATTTTCAATCAGGTTAATAATAAGCTTAGAAGTGTGACCGCAGTTAGAGGATTTGCGCAGCAGCCAGTATCTATTGGTGACCGAAGAGGTGGACTTCCTGTACAATATGTTCTTCAAGCTCCTACCATTGAAAAGCTAAAAGAGGCGATTCCTCCTTTTATGGAAAAGGTGGGCCAAAGCAAGGCTTTTATCTTTTCAGATATCAACTTGAAGTTTACCAAACCTGAGCTTGAAATTGAAATCGACCGGGAGAAGGCGAGAAATATTGGCGTTTCTGTCCAGGAAATTGCCCGTACGCTGCAGCTTTCCTATTCCGGTCAGCGCTTTGCGTATTTTATCAAGAATGGCAAGCAATATCAAGTCGTAGGTGAAATGCGCCTTCAGGATAGAAATGAGCCGATTAATCTGCGAATGTTGTATGTGAGAGGTGATAATGGCCAATTGGTACAATTGGACAACTTGGTTAAAGTGAAAGAGAATAGTACTCCTCCTCAGTTGTATCGATTTAATCGATTTGTCAGTGCGACAGTTTCTGCTAACCTAGCAGAGGGGTATACTATTGGTGATGGTTTGGATGAAATGGATCGGATTGCATCAGAGGTATTGGATGATACTTATTCTACCGATGTTTCAGGACCTTCGAAAGAATTCCGTGAATCTTCAAACAGTTTGATTTTTGCTTTCATATTCGCCTTGATTTTGATTTACCTCGTTCTAGCCGCTCAGTTTGAAAGTTTTACCGATCCTTTGACGATTATGTTCACTGTTCCACTTGCTTTGTTTGGAGCCTTGGGAACTCTCTGGATGTTCGGATTTACTCTAAATATCTTCAGTCAGATCGGGATTATCATGTTGATCGGTCTTGTGACTAAAAATGGAATCCTGATCGTTGAGTTTGCAAATCAACGAAAAGCTCAAGGTATGGATGTGGAGGAAGCAATTTTTGGAGCTGCTGTAGCACGTTTCAGACCGATCCTAATGACTAGTTTGTCTACGATTCTTGGGATTTTGCCAATTGCACTTGCGCTGGGTGCTGGTGCAGAAAGCCGAGTACCAATGGGCGCAGCCGTAATTGGTGGACTTACTTTCGCGACGGTTTTGACATTATTTATTATCCCTTCTATTTATACCTACCTCACCTCTAAACAAGGTCGATTAGCAAGAATTTAA